One region of Salvia miltiorrhiza cultivar Shanhuang (shh) chromosome 3, IMPLAD_Smil_shh, whole genome shotgun sequence genomic DNA includes:
- the LOC131016206 gene encoding transcription factor LRL2-like isoform X2, whose translation MEEQDRNEYLQFSPLVMDWIASNASGSLSNFDSDQHYIKAAGSGPCQWMHCQPTPQNYVQFLSETGHTEIQKQLSYDVSAQFPTLGLPNPSQLEEYLRPHNGGDFVTSVTGLEQLGVEEQKLNEEFNHAFETYSQSCAAAYKDPSKLNRKRSRERAYATDRIRKLRISRWLDALQELVPSPERGGQAALLDGVIDYIKYLQYQMKDLCRNRLGGGSTSNSVIFLEEHGHYFVQDQMLNGPLEEMIGKLIRAYPSAATELLQSRGLIVLPMTFAEELLESTDMLDMQG comes from the exons ATGGAAGAACAAGATCGCAATGAATATTTGCAGTTTTCGCCACTGGTAATGGATTGGATAGCAAGTAATGCATCTGGTTCACTTAGTAACTTTGACTCCGACCAGCACTATATCAAGGCAGCAGGGAGTGGGCCTTGTCAGTGGATGCATTGCCAGCCAACACCTCAAAACTATGTTCAGTTTCTTTCAGAGACAGGGCACACTGAAATCCAGAAACAACTGTCATATGATGTTTCAGCACAATTTCCTACTTTGGGACTACCAAATCCTTCTCAATTG GAAGAATACCTGAGGCCGCATAATGGTGGAGATTTTGTGACCTCAGTCACAGGCTTGGAACAACTTGGTGTAGAG GAACAGAAGTTGAATGAAGAGTTTAATCATGCATTTGAAACTTATTCACAATCATGTGCTGCTGCGTACAAAGATCCTTCTAAACTCAATAGGAAAAGATCAAGAGAGAGAGCTTATGCTACTGATCGT ATTCGCAAATTGAGGATATCACGTTGGCTAGATGCTTTACAAGAATTGGTTCCTTCTCCAGAAAGG GGTGGTCAAGCAGCCTTGCTGGATGGGGTCATTGACTATATCAAGTATTTGCAATATCAAATGAAG GATCTATGTCGAAACCGATTGGGAGGTGGATCAACTTCTAATTCTGTTATTTTCCTTGAG GAACATGGGCATTACTTTGTTCAGGATCAGATGCTCAATGGTCCTCTGGAAGAGATGATAGGGAAGTTGATTAGGGCTTATCCTTCAGCAGCTACTGAACTGCTGCAGAGTAGAGGTCTCATCGTGTTGCCTATGACTTTTGCAGAAGAATTACTTGAATCTACGGACATGCTGGATATGCAAGGTTGA
- the LOC131016206 gene encoding transcription factor LRL2-like isoform X1: MEEQDRNEYLQFSPLVMDWIASNASGSLSNFDSDQHYIKAAGSGPCQWMHCQPTPQNYVQFLSETGHTEIQKQLSYDVSAQFPTLGLPNPSQLEEYLRPHNGGDFVTSVTGLEQLGVEEQKLNEEFNHAFETYSQSCAAAYKDPSKLNRKRSRERAYATDRIRKLRISRWLDALQELVPSPERGGQAALLDGVIDYIKYLQYQMKDLCRNRLGGGSTSNSVIFLEEHGHYFVQDQMLNGPLEEMIGKLIRAYPSAATELLQSRGLIVLPMTFAEELLESTDMLDMQEKGEFLISK, from the exons ATGGAAGAACAAGATCGCAATGAATATTTGCAGTTTTCGCCACTGGTAATGGATTGGATAGCAAGTAATGCATCTGGTTCACTTAGTAACTTTGACTCCGACCAGCACTATATCAAGGCAGCAGGGAGTGGGCCTTGTCAGTGGATGCATTGCCAGCCAACACCTCAAAACTATGTTCAGTTTCTTTCAGAGACAGGGCACACTGAAATCCAGAAACAACTGTCATATGATGTTTCAGCACAATTTCCTACTTTGGGACTACCAAATCCTTCTCAATTG GAAGAATACCTGAGGCCGCATAATGGTGGAGATTTTGTGACCTCAGTCACAGGCTTGGAACAACTTGGTGTAGAG GAACAGAAGTTGAATGAAGAGTTTAATCATGCATTTGAAACTTATTCACAATCATGTGCTGCTGCGTACAAAGATCCTTCTAAACTCAATAGGAAAAGATCAAGAGAGAGAGCTTATGCTACTGATCGT ATTCGCAAATTGAGGATATCACGTTGGCTAGATGCTTTACAAGAATTGGTTCCTTCTCCAGAAAGG GGTGGTCAAGCAGCCTTGCTGGATGGGGTCATTGACTATATCAAGTATTTGCAATATCAAATGAAG GATCTATGTCGAAACCGATTGGGAGGTGGATCAACTTCTAATTCTGTTATTTTCCTTGAG GAACATGGGCATTACTTTGTTCAGGATCAGATGCTCAATGGTCCTCTGGAAGAGATGATAGGGAAGTTGATTAGGGCTTATCCTTCAGCAGCTACTGAACTGCTGCAGAGTAGAGGTCTCATCGTGTTGCCTATGACTTTTGCAGAAGAATTACTTGAATCTACGGACATGCTGGATATGCAAG AAAAGGGTGAATTTCTGATCTCCAAATGA
- the LOC131016205 gene encoding adenylate isopentenyltransferase 3, chloroplastic → MKISFSASKQIRPLLHIPSTCTQLLRHGPPKEKVVVVMGATGAGKSRLSIDLATSFSAEIINSDKMQVYQGLEIATNKITDEELRGVPHHLLGVIDPESDFSAANFRAMASISLQSILSRRQLPIIVGGSNSFVEALVDVNFQSRYDCCFLWVDVAMPVLHSFVSDRVDKMVERGMVDEVRAFFRSDADYSRGIRRAIGVPELDEFFRVESSCDEETRARVLAEAIDAIKMNTSRLACRQLEKIHRLRNIRDWRMHRLDATEVFRKRSGEAEAAWESMVARTAEAVVSRFLYDSEPAVYGCVMAMRSGARPLMAATAS, encoded by the coding sequence atgaaaatatcatTCTCTGCATCCAAACAAATACGCCCCTTGCTACACATACCTAGCACCTGCACTCAGCTCCTCCGCCACGGCCCGCCCAAGGagaaggtggtggtggtgatgggCGCCACCGGCGCCGGAAAATCGCGTCTCTCGATCGACCTCGCCACGAGCTTCTCGGCGGAGATCATCAACTCCGACAAAATGCAGGTCTACCAAGGCCTCGAAATCGCCACTAACAAAATCACCGACGAGGAGCTGCGCGGCGTGCCGCACCACCTCCTCGGCGTCATCGACCCCGAATCCGACTTTTCCGCCGCGAACTTCCGCGCCATGGCATCCATCTCCCTGCAGTCGATCCTCAGCCGCCGGCAGCTTCCAATCATCGTTGGAGGCTCGAACTCGTTCGTCGAGGCGCTCGTCGACGTGAATTTCCAATCGCGGTACGATTGCTGCTTCCTCTGGGTGGACGTGGCGATGCCGGTGCTGCACTCGTTCGTGTCGGATCGCGTCGACAAGATGGTAGAGAGAGGGATGGTCGACGAAGTTAGGGCATTTTTCCGGTCCGACGCCGATTACTCGCGGGGGATCCGGCGCGCGATAGGCGTGCCCGAGTTAGACGAGTTCTTCCGAGTCGAATCGTCGTGCGACGAGGAGACTCGCGCTAGGGTTCTGGCGGAGGCGATCGACGCGATCAAGATGAACACGAGCAGGCTGGCGTGCCGGCAGCTGGAGAAGATCCACCGGCTGAGGAACATCAGAGACTGGCGGATGCACCGCCTCGACGCGACGGAGGTGTTCAGGAAGCGCAGtggagaggcggaggcggcgtGGGAGAGCATGGTGGCGAGGACTGCTGAGGCGGTAGTGAGTAGATTTTTGTACGATTCGGAGCCCGCGGTTTACGGCTGCGTGATGGCGATGAGGAGCGGCGCTCGGCCGCTGATggcggcgacggcgtcttaA